A segment of the Halovivax limisalsi genome:
GTCATCCTGGGCGTCCTCGGGCTGGTGTTCTTCGCGGCCGTGCTGTCCTCGAACGTGTTGTTGGCCGCCGATCAGACGGTGATGGATGCGGAGTACGCGGCCGACACGGCCGAGGAGGCCGAGCTCCACGAGGAGATCACCGCCGAGTTGCGAGCCGAACTCGAGGGCCAGGTCGACGTCGACCAAACGGAGTATCCGATCGAAATCTCGAGTGAGGAACTCGTCTCCGACGCGATTTCGAGCGAGCACGTCCAGTCCGAGATCGAGGCGAATTTGGAGCGACTCTACGCCTACCTCCACGGCGAGGCAGACGAACTTCGGCTCGAAGTGGACGCCACGCCGGTAAAGACGGGCATCGTCGAATCGGTCGACGACAACATCGACGAACTCGAACTGGCGGACGTGGCGGACCAGTTCGAGGGACTCGCACCGGAGGACCTCGAGATGGACCCGGCCGTCGTCGTCCCGGAGATGGCCGAAAACGAGTCGCAATTTCTCCACCATCGGGAGCGCTTCGAGGAACAGATGAAAGATCGGATTCAGGAGGAGTCGCCGTATCCGATGACGGACGAACAGGCCGAGCAGGCGTACGAGCAGCGCCGCGACGAAATCCGGTCGGAGATGCACGACAAGCTAAATCAACAGATCGATCAGGCCGTCGAGGAGGGCGCGATCGAGCCGGCGTTCGAACCGCCGGTTCGGACGATCGGCACCGCCTGGGTCGACGCGATGACCGGCGCGGTGGAGTACCAGGAGTACACGGCACAAATCGACGGGGCGATGGAGTCGGTCAGGACGGCCGCCGTCGAGGAACTCGAAACCCGGCTCGACGAGGAACTGCCCGATACCATCGACTTGACTGAGGAGATCGGCGAGGAGCAGGTCCGCTCGATGGAGACGGCGCAAACGGCGACCACGACGGCCGACACGCTCACGCTCGTGCTGCCGATCCTCGGACTGGTGACCGCCGGCGTCGTCGCCTATCTCTTCCCGACGTCGACCGCCGCGATCGTCGTCGGCCTCCTGTCAGCCCTCGTCGGCGGCGTCGGGCTGGTCGCCGCCTCGGTCGGGGGCAGCACCGTCGCGGACACCATCGCCTCGGCCGACGGGCCGGAACCCGTGTTACGATTCGTGGAGTTGCTCCTCGACGGGCTGTTCGGGTTACTGACGTGGCAGTCCGGCGCGTTGCTGGTGATCGGGCTCGGGCTCATGGGCCTCGGAGTCGCGATCCGGCGCGACCTGCTCGACGCCGGCCTGGAGTGAGCGCCGGCGCGGGTCGGTGTCGACCTCGTCCGCGTCCGAACAGTCAGTCGCCGCCGGCCGCCACGACGGCGCCGCCGTCGGTGGTGCGCAACTCGTCGGTGACGACCACGTTGATCACCGCACCGAACAGGATGACGATGCCCGCGAGGTAGAGCCAGGTCACGAGCAACAGCACGCCGCCGACGGCGCCGTAGGCCTCGTACTGGGCGGCGTTGGCGGCGTAGAGCTGGAAGCCGAACTGGAGGAGCGTCCAGCCGACCGCCGCGAAGACGGCGCCAGGAACGGCCGATCGAACCGAAATGTCGACGGGCGGCATGACGTAGTAGATCGGAAGGAAAACCAGCACGAGCCCGGCGAGGAGGCCGATCCACCCGACGACCCGGCCGAACGGCACGGAGGCGGCGGTGACGCCGATGAAGTAGCCGATCGCGACCATCAGCGCCAGGCCGCCGGCGACGGTGACCAGGGTAGCAAGCCCATCGACGAGGTGGCGGGCGAACGACTTCTCGACGTCCGAACCGTAGATCCGATCGAAGGCGATCGAGAGGCCGCGAAACACTTTCAGCCCGCCCCACGCGCCGACCAGCACGGCGACGACGGTCGCCTGCGCGCGGCCCGCTTCGGCCGCCAGCGCGTCCGTGAGGAGGAGTTCACCCGCTTCGGGCATCGCATCGCCGGCCTGCTGGACGAGCCTGGCGGCGAGCTCCTCGCCGCCGACGATCGATCCGACGACCAGCGCCAGCAGCACGAGCGGGATTATCGAGACGAACGCGTAGTAGGCGAACGCCGCCGCGAGGAGCGTGATCTCGCGGTCGGACGCGATCCGGTAGACGGCCAGCCCCGTCTGTACGACCATGGGACACCTACGGCGGCACTCCTGAAAGGTTCCCCTCCCGCTCGCAGCCGCCGAAGCACAGCAGCCTGGCGGCCGACGGACCGGGAAACCGACCGATCACCACTCGGTGCAGAAGTTCTGCGTCGCGTAGATCTTCCCCGAGCCGGTGAGGTAGACGCCGACGCCGGCCCGGTCCCAGTTCGAGGAGAGGATCGCCTCGCGGTGGGGCGGCGAGTTCATCCACTGCTCGACGAGGCCCTGCGCCGCCGCCTCGGCGGTTTCGTAGGTTTCGACGTCGCCGTCGTCGAGTCGGACGGGTCGATCGACCCAGCTCTGGGCGATGTTCTCGCCGTACCGTCGGCAGTAGTCGCCGGTCGTCTGAAAGCGATCCAGCGGACTCTGCCCGTCCGGGTTCTCGTGGGCGAAGTACTCGCGCGCCGCCATGTCGGCGCTGTGGGCCCTGGCGACGGACGCGATCCGGGCGTCCCAGTCGAGGGGTTCGAGTCCGCGCTCGGATCGGATCTCGTTGACCTCGTGGTGGATGAAGTCCTCGACGTGGTCGCTTCGAATCCGGGTGTCCGCGTCGTACGTCGAGTTCGCCGGGTCCTGCGCGTGTCTGACCGCCGGGGTTCGTTCGCCGGCCGGTGGCGGCGCCTCCGTCTCGATCGGCGTCCGCACGTCGAGGACCTCCTCGACGACGCCGGGGGCCAGCACCACGATGCTCGCCGCGAGCAGTGCGACGATCGCGAGCGTCAACAGCGCTCGAAGGACGCCGAGAACGCCTCGATCTCGGTTCGGCGGTCGATCGCGCGTCGGGGTCGCGCTCGACGAGACCATCCGAATAGCCCTAGGGAGTCGGCGTATATTGGCCTGTGGGTCGTCGGGAGCGCTTACAGTCCGTAGTGAACGTCTGTTACACCCGTTCGACCCGGTTACCGATCGGGTAGGCGCCGGCTGTCCCGACGCGCCGGCGGGCCGAACACCGTCTCGTAGATCCCCAGGACGAGCCCGGGAACGACCGCCATGAAGAGGTGCTCTTCGAGCGGAATGCCCGCGACGTCGATCCCCGTCCTGAGCTCGATGCTGAAAACGCCGACGGCGAGCGTGTAGCGATCCCAGAGGTAGGCGATCGGGTAGAGCGCGACGATCGTGATCGCCGCGCGACGGAGGGCCCCGGCCCGTCGAAGCAACGAGAACGCGATCGCGCCCCAGAACAGTTCCGTCACGAGGTACGTGTACCGACCGAAACGGCCGATGTCGGGCACCGCGCCCGGGAGTTCCGCGTCGGTTCCCATAGCGCACGTTCGACGGCGAGCGTGAAAACGGTGGGCTCCACCCGGGCGCGTCGGGACGAGTGATTCGCCGCTGGCTCCGGGTGCCGGAATCCCGACGATCGGCCAGCTGGCAGCGGTCAGCAACCGACAGCCGTCGACCCGCCAGTCCTGCGTCGGGACGGTCGCCGGGGATTCATCCCGTTCCCTCGGGCCTGGAAGAGGGCAATATGTTGATTACCGTCCGGACGGAAGGATCGAACAGACCGATGAATATTGCTGACATCGCGACTCCGGAGTACCTGGAGGTCGACGTCGGGACGCGCATGGGGAAGATTCGGTCGTCGTTCGAGAACGGCAACCCCAAGGGGATCATCGTCACCGACGACGGCGAGTACGAGGGCGTCATCAGCGAGCGGGAGGTGCTCCAGAGTCACGTCGAAGACGACGCGAAGGTCTCGTCGCTGCTCAAGCCGAGCCGGTCGGCGCCGGCACCGACCGTCGAGCGCGACGAAGACGTACGCGAGACGGCGCGGATCCTCATCGAGAGCAACGCGAAGATCGCGCCCGTCTTCGAGAACGGCGACCTCTGGGGGGCGATCACCGACGACGCGATCCTCGAAGCGGTACTGGACAACCTGGACGCGATCACCGTCGCCGACGTCTACACCGAGGACGCGATCACCGTCACCGAGGACGACGGGATCGGCAAGGCGATCAATCAACTGCGAGAACACGGCATCTCCCGGCTCCCCGTTCTGGACGAGAGCGGCCTCCTGACGGGCATGGTGACCACCCACGACATCGCCGACTTCGTCATCAGGAAGAACCAGCGGATGACCCAGGGCGACCGCGTCGGCGACAACGAGCGCATGCTCGACGTCCCGATCTACGACATCATGAACAGCCCGGTCGAGACGACGACGCCGGCGACGACCGTCCGCGAGGCGGTCGAGTCGATGCTCGAGTACGACTACGCCGGCCTCGTCGTCACGCCGAGCGACGACGACCGCCAGATCAGCGGCGTGATCACGAAGACGGACGTCCTGCGGGCGTTGACCTACACCGAGGAGGACCAGATGGACGTCCAGATCACGAACATCTCCCAGCTGGGGGCGATGAGCCGGGCGGACGTCGTCGAGAGCATCGAACAGGTGGCGGACAAGTATGCGAAGATGCAGGTCCACCACGCCCACGTCCGGTTTCACGAGCACAAGGAGAAGCTCCGCGGCCAGCCGCTCATCCGGTGTCAGATCCGCCTGCGCACCAACAAGAGCCAGGTCGCCGGCTCCGGCGAGGGGTACGGCGCCGAGAACGCCTTCCGCGTCGCCCTCGACAAACTCGAGCGCAACGTCCTCGAACTGAAGGGCATCCAGAGCGACGAGGAGTACCGCGGCCAGCTCCTCCGGAAGCTGAACGAACTATGACATCCGCCGCGCCCTGAAGGGCGCTGTCGGCGTCCGACGGAAATTACGGGTGCGGGGCGGAGTCGCCGCCGCGAAGGCCCGCCGACGTGATCCGGAACTGGACCGAGTCGCCTTCGGGTTTGGCCCGGTGCTTTTCGAGCGTGGCGCGGCGATTGCCGCCGCGAAAGCGATCGATTCGCACGATGGTGCCCGTCCAGTGATCGAGCGTGTTGCCGCCGAGCGCCCGGGTCCGGTTGGCGTCCGGATCGGCGAAGACCTGGTTGGTGATGACGACGGCGATCTCGTGTTTTCGTGCGAGCGAGAGGAGGTGGGTGATCTGACTGGTCACCTGGCGCAACGCGTCTCCCGCGTGTTCGTCACCGCCGCGCTCCAAGCGATAGAACCCCGTCGCGCTGTCGAGGACGATCAGGTCCGCCCGGTCGGCGAACTCCTCGGCGTCGCGGACGGCTTCCGCTTGCTCCGAGAAGTCGAGCGCCTCCTCGATGACGATCCGGGAGGCGATCGACTCGACGTTGGCCACGTCGTCGGCGTCGCCGTCGACGCGCGCCGAGAGGAGCTGGTCGAACCGGTCGACCGACAGCCCCTCCGTGTCGATGTAGACGACCGTCCCGCCGTCGGCCGCGGCCTCGACGGCGCCGGCGAGCGCGAGGTTCGTCTTGCCCGCGGCCGGCGGGCCGTACAGCTGCGTCACCGTACCGCGCTCGAACCCGCCGCCGAGGAGCTCGTCGATCGGCTCGCACCCGGTCGAAATCGCCGCTTCGTTCACGACGCGCACTTGGGACCGGACGGCAAAAAGCCCCCGGAGAGTCCGCGAGCGATCGCGTCGTGTCGGTCCGCCCGTCGGTCGAGCCGCGGATTACGGCCGATATCGGCGCTCCGCGCTCGGAAATACCGTGAGAAATCGAGCCGTGTCGAACGCGGTCACCGAAGCGCGACGCCGCGCGTCGAGAGGTACTCCGAAACGTCTTTGATCACGACGGGACTGCCGATGATCCGGCAGGTCGAGTCCGACTCCTCGACGATCGTGACGGTAAACCGGTCGTCGAGTTGCGACTCCAGCCGGTCGATCGTCTCCCGGGGGACGACGATCTGTGTGCTGTCGCGCAACATCGACGCGTCGGGCATGCCTCACCGTTTCGCCACCGTGCGTTTATACGTACCGATCGCCGTTTCCAGTGGTGGCGTGACGGGTAGCGCGACCGGAGCCGAATATCAGCGCCATCCGGTGGTGACGAGTCGGATGACCGGGCGGCAGGGGGCGTCGAACTCCGAGAGTCACGTTCGGCGATACCCGGGGCGTCGGCCGGTCGGCAGGCCGACCGCATCGACGCGCATGGAAAGGGTTTTTCGACGCGACCGGCCACCTATGAACGCATGGGGCTCGAGGAGGAGATCCGCGAGATCGAAGAGGAGATCGCCGAGACGCCCTACAACAAGTCGACGGAGGCCCACATCGGACGGCTGAAGTCGAAACTCGCGGAGAAAAAGGAGAAACTCGAGAAACAGCAATCCGGCTCCGGCGGCGGTCCCGGCTACTCCGTCGAGAAACACGGCGACGCGACCGTCGCGCTGGTCGGCTTCCCGAGCGTCGGCAAGTCCTCGCTGTTGAACTCCCTGACCAACGCTGAGAGCGAGACGGGCTCCTACGAGTTCACCACTCTCGACGTCAACCCGGGCATGCTGAACCACCGCGGGGCGAACATCCAGCTGCTCGACGTCCCGGGGCTCATCGAGGGTGCGGCGACGGGGAAGGGCGACGGCAAGCAGGTCCTCGCCGTCGTCCGCAACGCGGATCTGATCGTCTTCATGCTCTCGGTGTTCGAGATCGAGCAGTACGACCGCCTCCGGGAGGAGCTGTACGACATCAACATCCGCGTCGACGAGGAGCCCCCGCGGGTGACGGTGCGCCCGAAGATCAAAGACGGCATCAAGATCACCTCGAGCGCGGAGCAGGACCTCGACGAGGAGACGATCAAGGACGTTCTCCGCGATCAGGGCTACGTCAACGCCGTCGTCAACCTCCAGGAGAACGTCACCATCGATCGGCTGGTCGACGGCCTCATGGACAATCGCGAGTACATCCCCTCGATCACCTGCGTCAACAAGGTCGACCTCATCGAACCCAACTACAAGGAGACCGTCGACGAGCAACTCCGCGAACGCGGCCTCGATCCCGACGAGGTGACGTTCATCAGCGCCGAGCAGGAGAAGGGTCTCGACGCGCTCAAAGACCGCATCTGGGAGAACCTCGGGCTCATCCGCGTCTACATGGACAAACCCGGTCGCGGCGTCGACCGGGAGGAACCCCTCGTCGTCGAACGGGGCACCACGATCGGCGAGGCAATCGAGAAACTCGGCGGCGAAATGGAAGCGCGGTTTCGCTTTGCACGCGTCTCCGGGCCGAGCGCAACCCACGACGAACAGCAGGTCGGCACCGACCACGTCCTCGAGGACGAGGACGTCCTGAAGCTGATTCTTCGACGGTGATCGGTCCGCACCCGGGCGGCCGGTCCGCCGCGAGAAGAGTAATTTTATCTGTCACCTTTGTCAAGGGCCGGTGATGTCCTCCCCAGACGCGCTGGAGCGATACGGGCCGTCGGTGGCCCTCGTCGTCGGCATCGCCGTGTTGATCGCGACGCCGCTGGTCCTGCCCGGCCCGGCGGTCGCCGACGGGCCCGAGTACCGCTACACCGCCGTCGAGCTCGAACCGGGGGACGACGGCGTCACCGCGACCTACGCCCAGTTCGACGAGACCGGCCCCGTGCCGACGCTCGAGGGAGTTCCGTGCACCGACGTCGAGGCGGACCAGTTGTGCTACCTCGTCGAGCAACTCGCCGAGGGAGAGCGCGTGGAGGCAGTGCCGGTCGCGGGCCACTCCACTCCGGATCCCGTCTTCTGGAACGGGACGTTCTACGAGTTGACCCACACCGAAGGGGACGATCCGGCGATGCGACTCGCACCGTGGGACGACGGCGAGGCGCTCGCGCACCTGGCGTCGGAACCCCGTCGGTTCGGCGCGCCGCCGACGCTCACCGACGCCGAGCGCCGCGCGATCGAGAACGGGACGGTCCGGACGACGGACCCGCGGGCCGTCCGGACCGGCCGGGTGTACGACCACGAGGGCTCGTACTACGCGTTCGAACTGACCGGCCGGTTCGCTCTCGACGCGTGGGACGTCTGGCCGCCGAGACTCCTGACTGCGGCCGGCTACCTGTTCGGTATCGGACTGATCGCCGGGGGCTACCGCGTGAAGAACTGAAACAGGCGGTCCGCGACCGGATCGGTTCCCCGACGGGACCGCCTTCGCGACAGCGCGACGACGCCCAGAAGCACCCGGAGATGGCCCCGAATGTGTGACGACGATCAGTCGATCCTCAGGAAATTCAGCCCGTATCGCCGACGCAGTAAGGACGAACGAACACATAATCTTATAATAACCGGTACTGATACCTGCACCCATGTCAGACTTTGGCGCACTATCGTTGCTCCCACCGTTGCTGGCGATCGGCCTGGCGATCGTCACGCGAAAAGCGGTGCTGTCGCTGTTTCTTGGCATCTGGTCGGGCGCGATCCTGTACGCCGCCGGACCGGATCCGCTGGGCGACCCGATCGGGTGGCTCGACGGCGTCGTCTCCGACGGTTTCGGAATCTTCACGACGTTCGACTGGATCGTCGCGGGGATCATCGCCGACGATGGGTTCTACGCGCAAATTCTGGTATTCACGTTGCTGCTCGGCGCTGGGGTGTCTATGATATGGAACCTGGGCGGTTCCTACGCGGTTCGCGACTGGGCGTTGCAACGGTTGCACACGCAACGAAGTACGACGTTCGTTGCCTGGTTGCTCGGCCTCGCGATGTTCTTCGACGATTACGCCAACACGGCCATCGTCGGCTCGTCGATCAAGGACGTTTCCGACGAGATGCACGTCTCTCGAGAGAAACTGTCCTACATCGTCGACTCGACGGCCGCGCCCGTCGCCACCCTCGTTATTTCCTCCTGGATCGCGTTCCAGTTAACCGAAATTCGAGACGCGTACGACGAACTCGGACTGGCTGAGCATCCCGACGCGATCGAGGTGTTCATCGAATCGATCCCGTACAACATGTACGCCATTCTGGCGATCGTCATGGTACTTATCATCGTCCTCACCGGTCGTGATTACGGTGAGATGCTCACCGCGGAGCACCGGTCGTGGTCGACCGGAAAGGTGACGCGCGACGATGCGCAGCCGATGCAAGACGTTCAGAGCGACCTCGGCGAACCGCACGCGGAGAACCCACGCCTCGCGAGTTTCTTCACACCCGTCGTCGTTCTGCTGATCGTGACGCTCGGAACGGCGCTCTGGACGGGGCTGCCTGCAGATCCGTTGTCAGTATTCCTCGAAGCGCCGGGTGAAACGCTGTACAACGCGGTCATCAACGCGAATTACGCCTCGGCGCTGGTCTACGGTTCGTTCGCCATGGTCGCCTCCGGCTTCGTCCTCGGGAAGGTCTACGGCGTCATGGACGCCGGCGAGTCCACCGATGCGACAATCGACGGTTTCGGCCTGATGCTGACGGCGGTCTCGATCCTCGTCCTCGCCTGGGGGATCGGCACGGCCGTCGGCGCGCTCGAGACGGGCGTCTACGTCGCAAACGCGATCGGTGAGACCTTACCCCCGTCACTGCTGCCGGTCGTCGTCCTCGGAACCGCGGCGTTCATCGCCTTCTCGACCGGCACCGCCTGGGGGACGATGGGCATCCTCACGCCGATCGCGATCCCCGTCGCGTGGTCGATGACCGGCGACCACACGATGATCGCCGCCGTCGTCGGAATGATCTTCTCCGGCTCGATCTTCGGCGACCACAGTTCGCCGATCTCCGACACGACGGTCCTCTCGGCGACCTTTACCGGCGCAGATCTCGTCGATCACGTTCGCACGCAACTGCCCTACGCGATCACCGTCGGGCTGGTCTCGGCGTTGCTGATCACCGTCTGGGGCATCACGCGCGTCACGCCGTTCGTCCTGCTCCCGATCGGCGTCCTCCTCCTCGTCGTGTTGGTCTACGGCCTCTCGGAATTCGACGCGCGACGGAAGGGCGTCGATCCCGTCGCGGCCAACGGCACCCCTGTCGGCGGGGATCGCGTCGGACCGACGGCGGAGGGCGGGCCGACGACGGACGGCGGTGCAGGCACCGGCGACGAAGCGGCCGAGTAGGACGAGCGACGACGCTCGCGGACCGATCACCGCCTTCGGCACGTTTTTTCGCCGCGACCGCGTACGGACGCCCATGGACGGCATCGTCGATCACACCATGATCCGCGTCTCGGACCTCGAGGAATCGCTGGAGTGGTACCGGACCCACCTCGACTACGAGGAGAAGGATCGCCACGAGGGCGAGGATTTCACCCTCGTCTACCTCGGGCCCGAGAATATGCACGACGACGGCGCGATGCTCGAACTCACGCACAACCACGGCACCGACGACGTCGAGATCGGCGACGCGTGGGGCCATATCGCCGTCCGCGTCCCGGAGGGCGAACTCGAGGACTACTACGACCAGCTCATGGACGAGGGCGTCGAAGACTACCGCGACCCCGACTCCTGCGGCGGCCACTACGCCTTCGTCACAGACCCCGACGGCCACGAGATCGAGATCGTCCAGCGCAACCCCGATCAGGGCGCGCTGTGGTCGATCGACCACGCGATGATCCGCGTCGAGGACGCCGACGACGCGCTCGGCTTCTGGACCCGGAAGTTCGAGTACGACGAAGTCGGGCGCTGGGAGGCCGACTCCTTCGCGAACTACTTCGTCGAACCCCGCGACGCCGCCGACGAGGCCATGGCTGTCGAGCTGACCTACAACTACGACGGGCGATCCTACACCCAGGGCGACGGCTGGGGCCACCTCTGCGTCCGCGTCGACGACCTCCACGACGACTGGGAGACGCTCCAGACGCGCGAGGCCGACGACTACCGCGACCCGGCCGACTGCGACGACCTGTACGCGTTCACGCGCGATCAGGACGGCCACGAGATCGAACTGCTCGAACGCGATCCGACGGCCGACTCGCTGTTCCCGTTCTGAGCGTCGACAAAAAGTGACTTCGAGGGCGGCCCGTTACTCGACGATCGATTCGGCGACCGAGCGCAACGTCTCCTCGTCGGCAGTGCCGGAAACGCTGTAGGTGAGGCCGTCGGACGTCCACCGGATTGACGTCGACGAAATGTTCATCACCTCGGTACTGGTCAGCGTCGCCTCCACGTCACCGATCGTGATCGACTCGCCACCGACTCCGGACGCGGCGCCGGTCGGGGATTCGGCGACGGAGACCGTCAGGCGGTCCTCACCCTCGGCCGCGTACTGGAGGGAGGCCGTAACGCCGTTGAGACCCTCCATCGTCGTCGCCGACTGGAACGCGTACCCCTCCGGAACGGACGGTTTCGGCACGTCGAACGGAGCGGCCGCGTCGGCGGCAGAGACGTTTTCGTGCGTCGTCATGGACCCTTCACCGAAGTCGACGACCTCGGCGTCCGCCGGCGGCTCGAACGAGAACAGGTCCGACGAGACCGACGCGTCCGGCTCGAAGGACTCCATCGTCATCGTCATCGAGGTCTCCGCCGGTTCGCTCATCGTAACCACCTGCTTGAGCGGATAGTAGGTCTCTTCGTCGATCCACAGGGTCATGTTCTCCGGTGCGAACGGCGCCGAGTCGTCACCCGACACGTCGAGAATCGTCGTCTCGCGGCCCGCGATCGTGTCCGTTCCGACGCGTTCGGCGTCCATGTCGTCGACGCTCCCGGAGAGGTTCTCTGCCATCGCAGCCATCTCTTCGGGATCGAGCCCGAGGTCCATCTTCATGGCGCGGTTCTGACCCTCGTCGTAGATCCAGGTCGTCGATCCGTTCACCACCATCACCGTCGGCTGGGTGGCGGCGCCGTCGCCCTTGACGAACTCCATGCGGATTGACTCGTCGGGCCCCAGCCAGAGGTCGTAGGTTACCGTCTGATTCATCGTCTCGGTATCCATCTCCATCGTCATCGTCGCCTGGACCGAATCGAGCTCGGTGTGAGCGGACTGGGATCGTTCCAGCAGTTCGTCGGCCGAGAGTTCGTCCGACGCCGGCTCGTCCGCGGACTCGGTATCGTCGAGTCCGAGGGGACCGAGACAGCCGGCAGTCAGGAGCACGGTGACCACTGCGAGCGTCGCGACGGTCGAACGGAGTGTCTGCATTAGTCAATTGCCAGATATGACTGGGTTAGTTAAAGACGTTACTATTCGTGTGCGAACGACGGCGACGTACTGCGATCGTCCCGGCCGACAGGCGACTCGGCCGGCAGCTTCGATCGCGGATAGGAGCGGTTCAGAACGGCCGGCCTGGTCGGTCGTACTTGTCGGCAGGGTCCGGCCCTCAGTCGTCGGCGGCGGCCGCTTCGACCTCGCTCGCGGCTTCCCGGTCCAGTTCTTCCAGGTACTCGTCGGCGTCGATTGCGGCCTTCGAACCCATGCCCGCGGCCGTGACGGCCTGCTGGTAGTGGTAGTCGACGACGTCGCCGGCGCCGAAGATGCCGGGGACGGCGGTCTCGGTCTGGCCGCCACCCTCGCCGCCCGCCGTCTTCAGATACCCCTCGTCGTCGGTTTCGACGCCCGTGCCCTCCAGGTAGTCGGTGTTGGGCGTGTGACCGATGGCGAAGAAGACCGCGCCGACGTCGAAGTCGAACTCCTCGGTCGCAGGGTCCTCGAGTTTGTCCGTCGGGTGGCCCTCCGGGTGTTCGACCAGCGTGACGTGATCGACGCCGTCCTCCTGGGAGCCCCGGATCTCGACCAGTTCCGTGTTTTTCATGATCTCGATGTCGTCGTTCTCGACTTGCTCCCGGACGCGGTCGATCCAGTAGTCCTCCGCGCGAAAGCCCTCGCGGCGGTGGACCAGATAGACCGTGTCCGCGAACTTCGTCAGGAAGGTGGCCTCCTCCATCGCGGCGTCGCCGCCGCCGACGACGAGCATGTCCTCGCCGCGGAAGAAGGCGCCGTCGCAGGTCGCACACGTCGAGAGCCCGTAGCCCATGAGTTCGTCCTCGCCGGGGATGCCCAGCGTGCGTGCGCTCGCGCCGGAGGCGGCGATGATCGCGTCGGCGGTGTAGACGTCGCCGTTCGTCAGTTCCACGCGGAAGGGCCGATCGCTCGCGTCGACGGAGTCGACGACGCCGTTTCGCGTTTCGGCGCCGAACTGGCGGGCCTGTTCCTTCATATTGTTCACCAGTTCCGTCCCGTCGATCCCGTCGGGGAAGCCCGGATAGTTCGCGACGTCGGTCGTCAAAGTGAGCTGGCCGCCGGGCTCGTCGCCCTCGATGACCAGCGGCTCGTTGTTCGAGCGCGCGGCGTAGATCGCCGCGGTGAGCCCCGCGATGCCGGTGCCCGCGATGATGAGCCGTCGGTGCTCGACGACCTCGTCGGTGCCGCCGTCGGTCACGAGACCGAGTTTCTCGTCGAGGGCACCGGTCTCGTTCAGCGCGCTCGTCTCGTCCCAGCCGCCGATCAGTTCGTCGTCGATGAACACTTCGGGGGCCGTCCGTCGGCCCTCGGCGCGTTCGACCATCTCCTCGAACAGGGCGTCGTCGCCCGTCACGTTGTACGTCTCGTACTCGACTCCCTTCTCGTCGAAAAGGGCTTTCGCCTTCTCGCAATACGGACAGGCCTCCTTGGTGTAAATCTCTACCCGGGGCTGCTCGCTCATGTGAAACCTATTGGTGGAGGCGTCCTAAACGCCTTGCGTTCGCTGCAACCGGTGTGTATACCCCTCTCAGTCCCAGAGACGGCCCGCTCTAGTACGGACGGTCACTCCAGCGCTCCCAACGTGTTTACGGCTTCCACTCGCAATCCTCCGAGTATGACCGCAGATCTCGCGGAGAAGACGGATCGATACGAAGGGCTACTGGCGGAGGCACTCGAAGCGGCGACGACGGCTCCGCCGGCGGACACGCCCATGGCCGACGCCGCCGAC
Coding sequences within it:
- a CDS encoding YihY/virulence factor BrkB family protein — protein: MVVQTGLAVYRIASDREITLLAAAFAYYAFVSIIPLVLLALVVGSIVGGEELAARLVQQAGDAMPEAGELLLTDALAAEAGRAQATVVAVLVGAWGGLKVFRGLSIAFDRIYGSDVEKSFARHLVDGLATLVTVAGGLALMVAIGYFIGVTAASVPFGRVVGWIGLLAGLVLVFLPIYYVMPPVDISVRSAVPGAVFAAVGWTLLQFGFQLYAANAAQYEAYGAVGGVLLLVTWLYLAGIVILFGAVINVVVTDELRTTDGGAVVAAGGD
- a CDS encoding CAP domain-containing protein is translated as MVSSSATPTRDRPPNRDRGVLGVLRALLTLAIVALLAASIVVLAPGVVEEVLDVRTPIETEAPPPAGERTPAVRHAQDPANSTYDADTRIRSDHVEDFIHHEVNEIRSERGLEPLDWDARIASVARAHSADMAAREYFAHENPDGQSPLDRFQTTGDYCRRYGENIAQSWVDRPVRLDDGDVETYETAEAAAQGLVEQWMNSPPHREAILSSNWDRAGVGVYLTGSGKIYATQNFCTEW
- a CDS encoding lycopene cyclase domain-containing protein, which gives rise to MGTDAELPGAVPDIGRFGRYTYLVTELFWGAIAFSLLRRAGALRRAAITIVALYPIAYLWDRYTLAVGVFSIELRTGIDVAGIPLEEHLFMAVVPGLVLGIYETVFGPPARRDSRRLPDR
- a CDS encoding CBS domain-containing protein — translated: MNIADIATPEYLEVDVGTRMGKIRSSFENGNPKGIIVTDDGEYEGVISEREVLQSHVEDDAKVSSLLKPSRSAPAPTVERDEDVRETARILIESNAKIAPVFENGDLWGAITDDAILEAVLDNLDAITVADVYTEDAITVTEDDGIGKAINQLREHGISRLPVLDESGLLTGMVTTHDIADFVIRKNQRMTQGDRVGDNERMLDVPIYDIMNSPVETTTPATTVREAVESMLEYDYAGLVVTPSDDDRQISGVITKTDVLRALTYTEEDQMDVQITNISQLGAMSRADVVESIEQVADKYAKMQVHHAHVRFHEHKEKLRGQPLIRCQIRLRTNKSQVAGSGEGYGAENAFRVALDKLERNVLELKGIQSDEEYRGQLLRKLNEL
- the radB gene encoding DNA repair and recombination protein RadB; its protein translation is MNEAAISTGCEPIDELLGGGFERGTVTQLYGPPAAGKTNLALAGAVEAAADGGTVVYIDTEGLSVDRFDQLLSARVDGDADDVANVESIASRIVIEEALDFSEQAEAVRDAEEFADRADLIVLDSATGFYRLERGGDEHAGDALRQVTSQITHLLSLARKHEIAVVITNQVFADPDANRTRALGGNTLDHWTGTIVRIDRFRGGNRRATLEKHRAKPEGDSVQFRITSAGLRGGDSAPHP
- a CDS encoding OBG GTPase family GTP-binding protein, coding for MGLEEEIREIEEEIAETPYNKSTEAHIGRLKSKLAEKKEKLEKQQSGSGGGPGYSVEKHGDATVALVGFPSVGKSSLLNSLTNAESETGSYEFTTLDVNPGMLNHRGANIQLLDVPGLIEGAATGKGDGKQVLAVVRNADLIVFMLSVFEIEQYDRLREELYDINIRVDEEPPRVTVRPKIKDGIKITSSAEQDLDEETIKDVLRDQGYVNAVVNLQENVTIDRLVDGLMDNREYIPSITCVNKVDLIEPNYKETVDEQLRERGLDPDEVTFISAEQEKGLDALKDRIWENLGLIRVYMDKPGRGVDREEPLVVERGTTIGEAIEKLGGEMEARFRFARVSGPSATHDEQQVGTDHVLEDEDVLKLILRR